In a genomic window of Passer domesticus isolate bPasDom1 chromosome 3, bPasDom1.hap1, whole genome shotgun sequence:
- the MCFD2 gene encoding multiple coagulation factor deficiency protein 2, translating to MVSREWWPTRAQPGARGTAEARPREITMARRMFRTHLLFCFAMAAFFISALAEEHVGESQHPNIRLDKNLVQDKEHIMEHLEGVIEKPESEMSPQELQLHYFKMHDYDGNNLLDGLELATAISHVHKEEGGEHTQAMKEEELISLIDDVLRDDDKNNDGYIDYAEFAKSLE from the exons ATGGTGTCCCGGGAATGGTGGCCAACCCGCGCCCAGCCCGGAGCCCGCGGCACGGCGGAGGCCCGCCCGAGG GAGATCACAATGGCCCGAAGGATGTTTAGAACACATTTGCTATTCTGCTTTGCTATGGCTGCATTCTTCATCTCTGCCCTAGCTGAAGAACACGTAGGAGAGAGTCAACATCCAAATATTCGCCTTGATAAGAATTTGGTACAAGATAAAGA aCACATCATGGAACACCTGGAAGGTGTTATCGAGAAACCAGAATCTGAGATGTCTCCTCAAGAGTTGCAGCTCCATTACTTCAAAATGCATGATTATGATGGCAATAATTTGCTAGATGGGTTAGAACTTGCTACTGCCATCTCACATGTCCACAAAGAG gagGGTGGTGAGCATACCCAAGCAATGAAGGAAGAAGAGCTGATTAGTCTAATAGATGATGTCTTGAGAGATGATGACAAGAACAATGACGGATACATTGACTATGCAGAATTTGCAAAATCACTGGAATAA